The window AACTCAGTCAGGGATGGGGTGCGTCCAAGCGCTGCTTCAATGCGCGTGTACTCGTCCGGAGTGATGCTGTGCTGCTTGAGCAGCGCCGGAGTAATGGTAGCTGGCGTGGGGACTTGGGCTTGCTGGGCTTGCAGATTTGGCATGGCTCGCTATTAAGATTGTCGCACGCTCAGAGCCTCACCGCGACCATTGCACCTCACCGCCGCTCCAGTGCCGCCCTGTCCCACTTGGCCGCATCGGCAGCGGCAGCGTACGAGCTATCCAGAAACTCCATGATCGCCTGCTCAGGCGAAGCCAGCGCCCGCACCGCGTCATACTTGAAGATGAACTCTCCCAAGGCTTTATCCCACCCCGCAGCCTCTGGACGAATCTTCGCCTCGGACAGCCCATCCGGCACAGGAGCCGCGTAGCAATAGAACGCCGCCGCCCCATACCCACCGTTCCCCGGCCAGAAACCAGCGCTGATCACCTCATGCGAATAGGCCTCCCGCTGAATCAAATCGGCTCCCGGCCTCGGCGGAGCCACACGCCCCGAAAACCGGGTCACCGCGAGATCAAAGCTGCCCCAGAAAAAATGAACCGGGCTAACCTTCCCCAGAAATCCCGTCCCCCAGCCGCGAAACACCTTCTCCGCGCGCACCAGCACCTGCCAGAACCGGTGCGCATACTCTGGGTCATACGACTTATGCTCCGTATCGATATCAAAGCGGATCGGATCAGCTACCTCCACCGGCATCGGCATAATCTTCACCCCCACACCAAGCTCCTGCAGGCACTTCTGATACTCCTTAAAAAAATCCGCCACCGTCCGCGCCTTCAACTTCACCCTCTGAATCGCACCCGATCCCATCCTCAAGTGCAGTTCATGCGCCACAAAATCGAACTCGATATCCAGCACATCGTTCCCATACGCCATCGCCGAGGTCCCCAGCCCCCGCGCCGTCACATACAGCGGCACATTCCACCAGTGGTTCTGCAGCGGAGTCAGCGCCAGCCGCGTCTTCCCCACGATCTGCGTCCACATGTGCAGCGTATTCGCCGTGTCCGCCCACGCCTCCCACGGCAACTCAGGCCATGCCGTAACCTTCATTCCAGTCTCGATTCCAGCCATTGCAGCACCTCCTGAACGCGTCTAGGAACAATACTGCGCAATCGGTACTTTCATCAATTTTGCTGTCGAACCGCCCGAAGATTCTCTTCGGTTGCTGGAACCGTCGTGCAGGCGCCGTCCGTAAAGAAATACGAGCCACCTTCAAGCAGGATCACCTTATTTCCAGGCTTTGCTAGCGAGGCCACTCGATTTGGTGCCATATGCTCGCTCACTTCGCTGTAACTCAACATAGGAAGTTCACGACCGACATCCTGAGGAACTCCCTTGATTGGAACAACAGAACGCAGTTGAATGAGTCGTCCAAGAGGCTCCGTCGGATCAACGCGTGCCGAGGCAACCTCGGCTGTCGCAATCCAGGAGGCATGCTCTGCGTAGGATCGGACGATGCGTTCTGGACAAGGAACAGGTCCTCGAAGTCTTGCCATACTTGTCTCTCGAATCTGACGATCAGCGGTCAGAGCGTCGGGTATAAGTTGTTTAGCCGTTTCGCAGCCCCGATAGCTCTGCAGGCAAGTCAGATTCGGATGCAGTGCAACGCGTTTTAGCTCTCCTGAAGCAGCCGGGGCAAAAACCACTCTTTGAGCCAAATCCCCCCAGTTGTCGAAGATACGTTCGACCCAAAAATCGAAATTCTCATCATGAGGCCGACCTTCCATAAATATCTTCGCCTTAGGAGGTGCGGCGATTACTCTCAGCATGATCGAATCCCTCCCGGCATGACTCGTCGCGGCGATTTCGTAATTCCAATATTCCACTAGCCCATCACAGAAGGTGAGACTTAGACTCGTCTCGCGTTCTTCGAATCCAATCATCCTAAAAATAGATACGACTACCCACCCGCTGTGCGTCTTTTGTATGATCCAGTTCAATTTGTTCGATTGCAGAATCCAGAGCAGCCATCTTGGTGAACCCGTCGTCCCACCCATCACGCAATCAGGATTCTTGTTACACAGATAAAAATAACCAGAAGTAGCGGGAACGGGTTTCAACTCAGGAATCGAAGCGAGAACCTCAGCACGCGAAGTCCGTCCCACCTCGATCTTGGCAAGCTGATCAAGCCGCACTTGCACCCCTTGGGCAAAATGCTTGCGCTGCTGGTGCGCTGCTACCACCATCGCGCCGTAAAGCAGGCACCCTAGAGCCAAACACCAAGCTACGACTCGGAAAAAGCCTCGCATTTCAAATCGCTGCCTCTTACTCAACATGGCATATCCTCGCAGAGGCGATTCTCACACAAATTCGCTACTTTAGATTCCTACTTCCCCGTACTCCCGAACCCCTTCGCGCCCCGCGGAGCCTCCACCAACTCACTCACCTCGTCAAACTCCGCCTCGATCCTCCGCACGATCCTCAGCTGTGCAATGCGATCTCCAGCCTTGACCTCCACCGCCGCGCCGCTCAGATTCGTCACCACCACCTTGATCTCCCCGCGATATCCCGGATCGATCACCCCTGCCAGCGTCGTCACCCCACGCATCGCCAGCCCCGAACGATCCTCCACCAGCGCCCCGTGCGTCGACGGGAACTCCAACGCAATCCCGGTCGCAACGGCCATCGTCGCCCCCGCCTCCAGCAACGCCGCATCCACGGCATAAAGATCCGCCGCCAAATCACCAAACGCCCCCACATGCGCATACCGCGGCAACTCCGCGTCCGGCCGCAGTTTCAGCACCTTTATCCTCACCGGACCCTGCCCGCCTACAACTTCTGTCATCCCAAGTCTCTCCCTGTGGACATCCCGTCTTTCTCTATTGTTACCATTGCCATACCGATCAACCGAATCGCGCATCCAACAGAGCAGCCCCGGACGGTATACCACCTTTGGGGGAGAATCTCCGGATCATTTTCCGGCTTTTCCTCGGCTTCACAGCGTCCAATGAAACGCGAGGGACGTATAGCCATGCAGTGCACACATCAACAGGAGAGTCTTATTGTGGCCTTGAACGCTGAGCAGATGACTGCAACTCCTTTTCGCCGTCCAACCGATCCGTCGCCAACCGTCTGGCTCGAGCGTCTGATCGACAATGGCACACTCTATGTTCCACAAAACCTGACCACATCTCAGTTCGCCATCCTGCAAGCGATCATCATCCTGATCGCGCGCCCCGGCTCCAACTACGTCGCATCCCGCCTTGACGCCGCCCTCACCACCAGCGCCACCGAAGCCTCATCCCGCCCCCCCCACCCCATCGCCTTCGACTACCGGCTTGGCCTCGACGAGATCGAAACCATCTCCCGCACCCGCACCGGCTATGGGTTCACAGAGCTTCCCCTCGAGCTCCAGGAGGCCATCCTCAGCCTTATCTGCACCCGCGACATCGTCTCCCGCAAACTCGACCTCGCCCTCTGGCTCGAAGACCTCCAGGCCCACACCCTGGCGCTTGCAGCGTAGTCGTTACGCACTCGCAAGCCGCGGTCGAACTCATTGCGACGAGCAGATAGCAGGATTCAACTCCCGCTACCTGCTCTCATCCTTAGTGCGATTCATCCGCGCTCGGCCCATAGATCGCCGGCACCTTCGCCTCATTCAGCCGCAGATACACCGTAAGCTGCCCCCGATGATGCGCCAGGTGACTCAGCGCGCCATTCGAGATCGTGAAATAACGCGGTCCCTCCGACAGCACCTGCGAGTCCATCTTCAGCCGCCACGTCTTCATCAGGTGTTCCTCCGTCGTGTTCTCCAGCGCCTTACGCGATGCCGCCAGACCGCTCTCCAGCGCCGCCAGCAACTCCGCCCGCGTCGCCAAAGCCTTCGTCTGAAATGCCTTCCCGTTCCCGTTCAGATCGAGCTCATCATAGTCGATCATCACCGCAACCCATCCCGGCATCGTCGCGACCAGCGCCGCCAGCTTGCCCAGCTCCATCGACTTCTCATGCGGCTTCCATCCGTTCTGTCCCTCAGGAACCCGCTCAATCGCCTTCCGTGACGCCTCTGCTTCGCTCTCCAACTGCTCCAGAAAATATCGCTTGAACTCCATCGCACTGCCTCCTGTGAGGCCGTCAGGCCTGACAATCGCAAAGGTAGTTGCGCATATATGCCATCTGTTGTCATATATCAAAAATAACTTTATTCCTGAACAGAAGAGGAGAGAGCCCAATATGAAATCCGATCGCCTTCTCTCCTCACTCATGCTGCTTCAGGCTCACGGCCGCCTCTCCACACGCGAGATCGCCGAGCGCCTCGAGGTCTCCCACCGCACCGCGCATCGCGATATGGAGGCCCTCTGCCTCGCGGGCATTCCACTCATCGCCCATCGCGGCGCAAGCGGCGGTTGGGAGCTGCAAAAAGGTTGGCGCACCAAAGTCCCCGGCCTCGACGACGCCGAACTCCAGGCCCTCCTCATGGCTCAGCCAAGCGCGCTCGGAGACCGCAAACTCACCGCAGCCGCTCAGCGCGCCTTCGACAAGCTCATGGCCTCCATGCCAACCTCCATGCGCCTCCACGCCGACTCCATCCGCGCCCGCCTTCACATCGACCCCACCGGCTGGCGGCCCTCCAACGAAGATCTCTCCATGCTCCCCATCGTGCAGGACGCCCTCGCCCGCGACTGCAAACTGACCCTCCTCTACACCCGCACCGACGGAGACACCAACACCCGAACCGTCGACCCGCTCGGCATCGTCTGCAAACAAACCGTCTGGTATCTCATCGCCCGGACG is drawn from Edaphobacter lichenicola and contains these coding sequences:
- a CDS encoding helix-turn-helix transcriptional regulator, with amino-acid sequence MKSDRLLSSLMLLQAHGRLSTREIAERLEVSHRTAHRDMEALCLAGIPLIAHRGASGGWELQKGWRTKVPGLDDAELQALLMAQPSALGDRKLTAAAQRAFDKLMASMPTSMRLHADSIRARLHIDPTGWRPSNEDLSMLPIVQDALARDCKLTLLYTRTDGDTNTRTVDPLGIVCKQTVWYLIARTAEGTRTYRVSRMREAVVLALPFARPLNFDLATYWKQSTAKLKDRQHPVTTTLALTDEGVVSIERWCPMVPVLDHRALRTLHKGWRLFHVEFENYQQARFVVLGLGSRAAAIAPPDLRKEIKAELRRMHRANNAK
- a CDS encoding DinB family protein; the encoded protein is MEFKRYFLEQLESEAEASRKAIERVPEGQNGWKPHEKSMELGKLAALVATMPGWVAVMIDYDELDLNGNGKAFQTKALATRAELLAALESGLAASRKALENTTEEHLMKTWRLKMDSQVLSEGPRYFTISNGALSHLAHHRGQLTVYLRLNEAKVPAIYGPSADESH
- a CDS encoding DUF5996 family protein, whose amino-acid sequence is MAGIETGMKVTAWPELPWEAWADTANTLHMWTQIVGKTRLALTPLQNHWWNVPLYVTARGLGTSAMAYGNDVLDIEFDFVAHELHLRMGSGAIQRVKLKARTVADFFKEYQKCLQELGVGVKIMPMPVEVADPIRFDIDTEHKSYDPEYAHRFWQVLVRAEKVFRGWGTGFLGKVSPVHFFWGSFDLAVTRFSGRVAPPRPGADLIQREAYSHEVISAGFWPGNGGYGAAAFYCYAAPVPDGLSEAKIRPEAAGWDKALGEFIFKYDAVRALASPEQAIMEFLDSSYAAAADAAKWDRAALERR
- a CDS encoding gluconate 2-dehydrogenase subunit 3 family protein gives rise to the protein MALNAEQMTATPFRRPTDPSPTVWLERLIDNGTLYVPQNLTTSQFAILQAIIILIARPGSNYVASRLDAALTTSATEASSRPPHPIAFDYRLGLDEIETISRTRTGYGFTELPLELQEAILSLICTRDIVSRKLDLALWLEDLQAHTLALAA
- the dut gene encoding dUTP diphosphatase, whose translation is MTEVVGGQGPVRIKVLKLRPDAELPRYAHVGAFGDLAADLYAVDAALLEAGATMAVATGIALEFPSTHGALVEDRSGLAMRGVTTLAGVIDPGYRGEIKVVVTNLSGAAVEVKAGDRIAQLRIVRRIEAEFDEVSELVEAPRGAKGFGSTGK